The stretch of DNA GTCGATCCCGACCGCCTGCGACTGATGGTCGCCCCCGCCGACGACACCTGGGCCCGCGACCATGGCCCGATCGCCGTGACCCGCGACGGCGAGCCGGTGCTGCTCGACTACGTCTTCACCGGCTGGGGCGGCAAGTACGAAGCCGCCCGGGACAACACCCTGACCCGCCGCCTGGCAGAGGCCGGCGCCTTCGCCTGCCCGGTGTCCTCGAGTGACCTGGTGCTGGAGGGCGGGGCCATCGAAACGGACGGCGAGGGTACCCTGCTGACCACCGAGGCCTGCCTGCTCAACCCCAACCGCAATCCCGGCCTCGACCGGGCGGCCCTGGAGGCGCGCCTGAAGGAGGAGCTCGGGGTCACGCGGGTGCTGTGGCTGAGCAGCGGCCATCTGGAAGGCGACGACACGGACAGCCACGTCGACACCCTGGTCCGCTTCTGCGACCCGGCCACGCTGGCCTATGTGCGCTGCGACGACCCGAGCGACCCCCACTACCCGGCGCTCAAAGCCCTCGAGGACGAGCTCAGGACCCTGCGCCGGCCCGATGGCGAGGCCTATCGGCTGATCCCCCTGCCCTGGCCGCAGGCCTGCCACGACCCGGTGGACGGTCACCGCCTGCCCGCCACCTACGCCAACTTCCTGATCATCAACGGCGCCGTGCTGGTGCCGGCCTACGGCGACAGTGCCGACACCCGGGCGCTCCTCGCCGTGGCCGAGGCCTTCCCGGACCGCGACATCATCCCCATCGACTGCCTGAGCGTGATCCGCCAGCATGGCAGCCTGCACTGCCTGACCATGCAGCTGCCCCGGGGCAGCCTGGCCGACGCCCCCGGGCCAACATCCACGAGGAGAGCCCCATGACCCGCACCCTGAAGGTGGGCCTGGTCCAGCAGCCCGCCTGGCCCGACAAGCCCCGGAGCCTGACCGAGAGCGAGGCCGGCATCCGCGAGCTGGCAGGCGCCGGTGCCCAGCTGGTGATGCTCGAGGAGCTTCACGCCACGCACTATTTCTGCCAGACCGAGGACACCGACCTCTTCGACCTGGCCGAACCCCTCGACGGGCCCACCGGCACCCGGCTGGCGGCCCTGGCCAGGGAGCTCGACATCGTGCTGGTGGGGTCGCTGTTCGAGCGCCGCGCCCCCGGCCTCTATCACAACACCGCCGTGGTGTATGACCGGGAGCGGGGCCGGGTCGGCCACTACCGCAAGATGCATATCCCCGACGATCCCGGCTTCTACGAGAAGTTCTACTTCACGCCGGGTGACCAGGATGACGCCCGCGGCCAGGGCTTCACGCCCATCGACACCTCGGTGGGCCGACTCGGGGTGCTGGTCTGCTGGGACCAGTGGTACCCGGAGGCCGCCCGGCTGATGGCCCTGGCCGGGGCGGAGCTGCTGCTCTACCCCACCGCCATCGGCTGGCACCCGCCGGATGACACCCCAGAGAAGCAGCGCCAGAAGGATGCCTGGACCCTGATCCAGCGCAGCCACGGGGTGGCGAACGGCCTGCCGGTGATCGTCGCCAACCGGGTCGGCCACGAACCGGATCCCTCCAGGGCGACGCCGGGCATCGACTTCTGGGGCGGCAGCTTCATCTGCGGCCCCCAGGGGGAGCTCCTCGCCCATGCCGGGGAGGAGCCCGAACGGATGCTGGTGACCCTGGACATGGCCCGCAGCGAAGAAGTACGACGCATCTGGCCCTACCTTCGTGACCGCCGTATCGACGCCTATGGCGACCTGACACGGCGCTATCGGGACTAGGCGGCCAAGCGGCCAAGCGGCCAAGCGGCCAAGCGGCCAAGCGGCCAAGCGGCCAAGCGGCCAAGCGGCCAAGCGGCCAAGCGGCCAAGCGGCCAAGCGGCCAAGCGGCCAAGCGGCCAAGCGGCCAAGCAAGCGTAGGATTCCCCCAGCAATGGCAAAACCCCGGAGGGCGACCTCCGGGGTTTTGCTTGGCGATTGTTGCTCGGCGCTGATTACTTCCAGAAGTCGCGGATCGAGGCGATCCCCTGGGCGCCCACGGCCCGGGCATGGTGGGCATCGAAGCGCGTCATGCCGCCCAGCGCGAAGACCGGCATGCCGGCGTGTTCCACCAGCTGCTGGAAGTCGTGCCAGCCGATCGGGGCGACGTCTGGATGGGACGGGGTGGTCCGCAGCGGCGACAGGGTCACGAAGTCGCAGCCGATGCGCCGCGCCTGGGCCAGCTGACGACGATCATGGGTGGAGGCCGAGAGCCACTTCCCCTCGGCCAGCGGCCGACGCTCCAGGCTCATCAGCCGGTCGCTGGTCAGGTGGATGCCGTCGGCGTCCACGGCCTCCAGCAGCGAGGGCTCGCCGTTGAGCACCAGCCGGGCATCCCGCTCGCGGCATATCGCGAGGGCCCGCTCGGCACGCTGCAGGAGCGCCGCCTCGTCCAGGGACTTGGCGCGCAGCTGCACCAGGCGCACGCCATCCTCGTCGAGGGCACGCGTCAGCCGCTCGAGGAACCGCGACTCGTCGGCTTCCTCACCGGTGATGAGGAACTCGGTGGGTAGCATCACCGCCCGCAGGATCGGCAGGTTGGCCGCCGGAAAGGGATAGTTCACCAGCTCGTTCATGGGAACCCAGCGCACGGCCTGCCCCTCCCGACCGAACGGCTCACCGGCGAAATCATGCACCTGCCACACGTCCAGCAGGATGTGCTTGTCGGAATATTCATGGTGGATGCGGATCAGCGGCTGTGCCCGCCGGATCTCGACGCCGAGTTCCTCGTGGAGCTCGCGCTTGAGCGCCTCCAGGCCGGTCTCGTAGGGCGCCAGCTTGCCGCCGGGAAACTCCCAGAGGCCTCCATGATCGACGTTGGAGGGACGACGGGCGAGGAGCACCTCGCGGCCGTCGGCACTGATGATGGCGGCCGCCGCCACGTGCACCCTTCTCTTCACCATTGCGTTCATTGGCTCCTACCCGATGATCCACGCGACCGAGTCGCCGCGTGGGGTGTCTGTCTGTCCACCGACCGACGCCGCCGGTCAGCTGCGATAGTCGGCATTGATGGTCACGTAATCGTGGGAGAGGTCCGAGGTCCAGACCGTGGCGCCCTGATCGCCGCGCCCCAGGGAGATGCGGATCTCGATCTCCTCACGAGCCATCACGGCGCTGCCGGCCTCCTCGGTGTAGCCCGGCGCCCGGCCGCCGTTCTCGACCAGGCGCACCTCGCCCAGATCGATGGTGACCCGGTTCACGTCGAAGTCCTCGACCGGCGCACGCCCCACCGCGGCGAGAATGCGCCCCCAGTTGGCATCGCTGGCGTAGAGGGCCGTCTTGACCAGCGGCGAGTGCGCCACGGTGAAGGCCACGTCCAGCGCCTCGCGCCGGCTGTGCGCCCCGTCGACCTGCAGGGTGACGAACTTCGTCGCCCCCTCGCCGTCGCGAACCACCGCCTGGGCCAGCTCGGTCATCACCTGCAGAAGCCCCTCGCGGAAACGCTCGAGCGCCTCCCCCTCGACCACCGGGCTGCCGTGCCCCGTGGCGATCAGCATGCAGGCGTCGTTGGTCGAGGTGTCGCTGTCCACGGTGATGCAGTTGAAGGAGCGGTCCACCGCCTCGCGCAGCAGCTGGTCGAGCAGGGGCTGTTCGATGGCGGCATCCGTGGCCACGAAAGCGAGCATGGTGGCCATGTCGGGACGGATCATCCCGGAGCCCTTGGCGATGCCGTTGAGGGTCACCGTCTCCTCGCCAAGCGCGAGGGTCACGCTGGCGCCCTTGGCCCGGGTGTCGGTGGTGAGGATGCCCTCGCCCGCCGCCTGCCAGGCGCCGGCCCCGTCATCGAGGGCCTGGACGGCGCCGGGCAGCCCCGCCAGCAGGCGGTCCATGGGCAGCGTCTCGCCGATCACCCCGGTGGAGAACGGCAGGACACTCTGCTCCTCCACCCCGGCCAGCCGCGCCAGCTCGGCACAGGTCGCGCGGGCATCGCGCAGGCCCACCTCTCCGGTGCCGGCGTTGGCATTGCCGGTGTTGATCACCAGGTAACGCGCCCCCTCTCCGCGGGCCTCGCAGGCGGCGAGGTGCTCTCGCGCCACCGTCACCGGCGCCGCGCAGAAGGCATTGCGCGTGAAGGCGCCCGAGACCCGGGCGCCCTCCGGGATCTCGATGACCACAAGGTCACGTCGACCGGGTTTCTTGATGCCGGCCATGGTGGTCCCCAGCCGCAGCCCCTCGATAACCGGCATCTTCGGAAAACGCGTCTCGCCCACTGCCATCGTCTCGTCTCCTTTCCCGGCCGGGTCCTCCCCGGCCTGTCGCCTCAGTTCAGCTTCCCGCAGCACTGCTTGTACTTCTTGCCCGACCCGCAGGGGCAGGGATCGTTGCGGCCCACCTTGGGGCCCTCGCGGCGCAGCGGGCGACCGTCGGCACCGGGGGCCGGGGCGGCGGGCGCCTCGCCCTGCTCGCCGGCGGCCATGGCGGGCTCGTCGTGACGGCTCGCCGCCGAGGCCTTCTCACGTTCCAGGGCCTCGCGACGCTGGCGCTCCAGGGCCTCGACCTCCTCGGGGCGGCGCACCTGAACGTGGCTGAGGATGCGCGTCACGTCGGCCTTGATGTTGGTCAGCAGGTGCTGGAACAGCTCGAAGGATTCACGCTTGTACTCCTGCTTGGGGTTCTTCTGGGCGTAGCCGCGCAGGTGGATCCCGCGGCGCAGGTGATCCATGGACTGCAGGTGCTCCTTCCAGCGGGTGTCGAGCACCTGGAGCATGGCCTGCTTCTCGAAGCGGCGCATCAGGGCCTCACCGGCCTCCGCGACCTTGGCCTCGTAGGCCTCGCGGTGCATGGTCTGGAGCCGTTCCCGCAGCTGCTCCTCATGGAAGCGCTCATCCTGCTCGGCCCACTCCACGACCGGGGCGTCCAGGTTGAACTCGCTCTTCAGATGATCCTGGAGACCCGCCAGGTCCCACTGCTCGGCCAGACTCTGGGGCGGCACGAATTCGCTGATGGCCTCATCCAGCACCTCCTCGCGGATGCCCAGGACGCTGTCGGAGACATCGTCGGCGGCGAGGATCTCGTTGCGCTGCTCGTAGATGACCCGGCGCTGGTCATTGGCCACGTCATCGTACTCGAGCAGCTGCTTGCGGATATCGAAGTTGCGCCCCTCGACCTTCTTCTGGGCCCGCTCGACGGCATTGGAGACCATCTTGTGCTCGATGGCCTCGCCCCGCTCGAGCCCCAGGGCCTGCATCAGGCGCTGGACCCGGTCGGAGCCGAACAGCCGCATCAGGTTGTCTTCCAGGGAGAGGAAGAAGCGCGTGGAGCCCGGGTCGCCCTGGCGACCCGCGCGGCCCCGCAGCTGGTTGTCGATGCGCCGGGACTCGTGGCGCTCGGAGCCGACCACGTGCAGGCCACCGGCCTCGAGCACCGCGTCGTGGCGCGCCTGCCACTCCGCCTTGAGCCGCTCGAGCTCGGCCTCGGAGGGGTTCTCCAGCTTGGCGGCCTCGGCCTCCCAGTTGCCGCCGAGCACGATGTCGGTGCCGCGACCGGCCATGTTGGTGGCGATGGTGACTGCCCCGGGGCGACCGGCCTGGGCGATGATCTCCGCCTCGCTCTGGTGCTGCTTGGCGTTGAGCACGTTGAAGGCCATGCCGGCCTGCTTCATCAGGTTGGCCAGGTACTCGCTGGTCTCGATGGAGGCGGTACCGACGAGCACCGGGCGGCCCGCTTCCGTCTGCGTCTGGACGTCCTCGATGATCGCCTCGAACTTCTCCTCGGCGGTGAGGTAGACCAGGTCGTTGAGGTCCTGGCGGACCAGCGGCCGGTTGGTCGGAATCACCACCACGTCCAGGCCGTAGATCTGGCGGAACTCGAAGGCCTCGGTATCGGCGGTGCCGGTCATGCCCGAGAGCTTGTCGTAGAGGCGGAAGTAGTTCTGGAAGGTGGTGGAGGCCAGCGTCTGGCTCTCGCGCTGGACCGGCACCCCTTCCTTGGCCTCCACCGCCTGATGCAGGCCTTCCGACCAGCGCCGACCCGGCATGCTGCGACCGGTGTGCTCGTCGACGATCACCACCTGGCCATCCTTGACGATGTAGTCCACGTCACGGTGGTAGAGGTGGCGGGCGCGCAGCGCCGAATGCATGTGCTGAAGCAGGTTGAGGTTCTGGGCGGCGTAGAGGGAGTCGGCCTCGCCGAGCAGGCCCTGATCGCGCATCAGCGCCTCGACCTTGTGGTGGCCGCCCTCGGTGAGTTCCACCTGCTTCTGCTTCTCGTCGAGGGTGAAGTCGCCGCTTTCGGGATCCTCCTCATCGCTGCACTGCTCGAGATGGCGTGCCAGGCGATCGACCACCTGATAGAGCTCGGTGTTCTCGTCCACCGCCCCGGAGATGATCAGCGGGGTGCGCGCCTCGTCGATCAGGATCGAGTCCACCTCGTCGACGATGGCGAAGTGCAGGTCTCGCTGCACCTTCTCCTCCAGCGAGAAGGCCATGTTGTCGCGCAGGTAGTCGAAGCCGAACTCGTTGTTGGTGCCGTAGGTGATGTCACAGCCGTAGGCGTGACGCTTCTCCTCCGGCGTCTGGCCGGAATAGATCACCCCCACCGAGAGGCCGAGGAATTCATAGAGCGGACGCATCCACTCGGCGTCGCGGCGTGCCAGGTAGTCGTTGACCGTGACCACGTGCACGCCCTTGCCCGGCAGGGCATTGAGATACACCGCAAGGGTCGCCACCAGCGTCTTGCCCTCGCCGGTCTTCATCTCGGCGATGCGACCACTGTTAAGGGTGATGCCGCCGACCATCTGAACGTCGAAATGGCGCATCCCCATGACGCGCCGACTGGCCTCGCGAACCGTGGCGAAGGCTTCCGGGAGCAGGGTATCGAGGGGTTCGCCCCCCTCGAGACGCTCGCGAAAGTGATCGGTACGGGCCCTGAGGGCGGCCTCGTCGAGGGCCTCGAGCTCGGCTTCCAGGCCGGTGACATCCGCCACCTGGCGGTTCATGCGCTTGACGTCGCGGTCGTTCTTGGAGCCGACGACCTTGCGTAACAGGTTGTTGATCATGAAGGGTCCAGTTGCTGCATGTGGCATCTCGTCGCGGGCATCGGCCCGCGACCTCTCCGGGGACGGTTGATCACCGGCCCACGGGAGGGCCACGACGCGACAGGACGTCATGGGCGGCGACCGGATGGCAGGACACCGCCACGGGGCGGGGGG from Halomonas aestuarii encodes:
- a CDS encoding Nudix family hydrolase, which translates into the protein MVKRRVHVAAAAIISADGREVLLARRPSNVDHGGLWEFPGGKLAPYETGLEALKRELHEELGVEIRRAQPLIRIHHEYSDKHILLDVWQVHDFAGEPFGREGQAVRWVPMNELVNYPFPAANLPILRAVMLPTEFLITGEEADESRFLERLTRALDEDGVRLVQLRAKSLDEAALLQRAERALAICRERDARLVLNGEPSLLEAVDADGIHLTSDRLMSLERRPLAEGKWLSASTHDRRQLAQARRIGCDFVTLSPLRTTPSHPDVAPIGWHDFQQLVEHAGMPVFALGGMTRFDAHHARAVGAQGIASIRDFWK
- the argJ gene encoding bifunctional glutamate N-acetyltransferase/amino-acid acetyltransferase ArgJ is translated as MAVGETRFPKMPVIEGLRLGTTMAGIKKPGRRDLVVIEIPEGARVSGAFTRNAFCAAPVTVAREHLAACEARGEGARYLVINTGNANAGTGEVGLRDARATCAELARLAGVEEQSVLPFSTGVIGETLPMDRLLAGLPGAVQALDDGAGAWQAAGEGILTTDTRAKGASVTLALGEETVTLNGIAKGSGMIRPDMATMLAFVATDAAIEQPLLDQLLREAVDRSFNCITVDSDTSTNDACMLIATGHGSPVVEGEALERFREGLLQVMTELAQAVVRDGEGATKFVTLQVDGAHSRREALDVAFTVAHSPLVKTALYASDANWGRILAAVGRAPVEDFDVNRVTIDLGEVRLVENGGRAPGYTEEAGSAVMAREEIEIRISLGRGDQGATVWTSDLSHDYVTINADYRS
- a CDS encoding carbon-nitrogen hydrolase, whose translation is MTRTLKVGLVQQPAWPDKPRSLTESEAGIRELAGAGAQLVMLEELHATHYFCQTEDTDLFDLAEPLDGPTGTRLAALARELDIVLVGSLFERRAPGLYHNTAVVYDRERGRVGHYRKMHIPDDPGFYEKFYFTPGDQDDARGQGFTPIDTSVGRLGVLVCWDQWYPEAARLMALAGAELLLYPTAIGWHPPDDTPEKQRQKDAWTLIQRSHGVANGLPVIVANRVGHEPDPSRATPGIDFWGGSFICGPQGELLAHAGEEPERMLVTLDMARSEEVRRIWPYLRDRRIDAYGDLTRRYRD
- the secA gene encoding preprotein translocase subunit SecA, producing the protein MINNLLRKVVGSKNDRDVKRMNRQVADVTGLEAELEALDEAALRARTDHFRERLEGGEPLDTLLPEAFATVREASRRVMGMRHFDVQMVGGITLNSGRIAEMKTGEGKTLVATLAVYLNALPGKGVHVVTVNDYLARRDAEWMRPLYEFLGLSVGVIYSGQTPEEKRHAYGCDITYGTNNEFGFDYLRDNMAFSLEEKVQRDLHFAIVDEVDSILIDEARTPLIISGAVDENTELYQVVDRLARHLEQCSDEEDPESGDFTLDEKQKQVELTEGGHHKVEALMRDQGLLGEADSLYAAQNLNLLQHMHSALRARHLYHRDVDYIVKDGQVVIVDEHTGRSMPGRRWSEGLHQAVEAKEGVPVQRESQTLASTTFQNYFRLYDKLSGMTGTADTEAFEFRQIYGLDVVVIPTNRPLVRQDLNDLVYLTAEEKFEAIIEDVQTQTEAGRPVLVGTASIETSEYLANLMKQAGMAFNVLNAKQHQSEAEIIAQAGRPGAVTIATNMAGRGTDIVLGGNWEAEAAKLENPSEAELERLKAEWQARHDAVLEAGGLHVVGSERHESRRIDNQLRGRAGRQGDPGSTRFFLSLEDNLMRLFGSDRVQRLMQALGLERGEAIEHKMVSNAVERAQKKVEGRNFDIRKQLLEYDDVANDQRRVIYEQRNEILAADDVSDSVLGIREEVLDEAISEFVPPQSLAEQWDLAGLQDHLKSEFNLDAPVVEWAEQDERFHEEQLRERLQTMHREAYEAKVAEAGEALMRRFEKQAMLQVLDTRWKEHLQSMDHLRRGIHLRGYAQKNPKQEYKRESFELFQHLLTNIKADVTRILSHVQVRRPEEVEALERQRREALEREKASAASRHDEPAMAAGEQGEAPAAPAPGADGRPLRREGPKVGRNDPCPCGSGKKYKQCCGKLN
- a CDS encoding agmatine deiminase family protein is translated as MAHRLLPEWHPQDAVQLTWPGPDSDWAPLLERIEGTLEAMVVAIARYQAVLIAVPDAATRSHLAHRFACLGVDPDRLRLMVAPADDTWARDHGPIAVTRDGEPVLLDYVFTGWGGKYEAARDNTLTRRLAEAGAFACPVSSSDLVLEGGAIETDGEGTLLTTEACLLNPNRNPGLDRAALEARLKEELGVTRVLWLSSGHLEGDDTDSHVDTLVRFCDPATLAYVRCDDPSDPHYPALKALEDELRTLRRPDGEAYRLIPLPWPQACHDPVDGHRLPATYANFLIINGAVLVPAYGDSADTRALLAVAEAFPDRDIIPIDCLSVIRQHGSLHCLTMQLPRGSLADAPGPTSTRRAP